From Eptesicus fuscus isolate TK198812 chromosome 13, DD_ASM_mEF_20220401, whole genome shotgun sequence, the proteins below share one genomic window:
- the LOC129151162 gene encoding speckle-type POZ protein-like, whose protein sequence is MSRVPSPPPLAEMSSGPVAESWCHTQIQVVKFSHMWTISNFSFCRQEMGEVIQSSTFSSGANDQLKWCLRVYPKGQDEESEDYLSLYLFLVSSPKTILLAKFKLSILNDNGEETKSLESRRAYRFVQGTDWGFKKFIQRDVLLDEDYRFLPDDKLTLFCEVNVVQDSVTISGQNPKKMVKVPECQLADELGGLWENSWFTDCCFCVAGQEVQAHKAILAARSPVFRAIFGHAMEESKKNRVEIIDMEPGVFKEMMCFIYTGKAPNLDTMADGLLAAADKYALERLKVMCEEALSSHLSEENAAEMLTLADLHSADRLKTRAVDFINSHAEDVMETSGWQAMVVSHPHLVAEMYRALTSPQGPPHKRLKQC, encoded by the coding sequence ATGTCAAGGGTTCCAAGTCCTCCACCTCTGGCAGAAATGTCCAGTGGCCCTGTAGCTGAGAGCTGGTGCCACACACAGATCCAGGTAGTGAAATTCTCCCACATGTGGACCATCAGTAACTTTAGCTTTTGCCGGCAGGAAATGGGTGAAGTCATTCAAAGTTCAACCTTTTCATCAGGAGCCAATGATCAACTGAAATGGTGTTTGAGAGTATACCCAAAAGGGCAAGATGAAGAAAGCGAAGATTACCTGTCACTTTATCTGTTTCTGGTCAGTTCTCCAAAGACTATATTATTGGCAAAATTCAAATTGTCCATTCTGAATGACAATGGAGAAGAAACTAAGTCTTTGGAGAGTCGCCGCGCATATAGGTTTGTACAAGGCACAGACTGGGGATTCAAGAAATTCATCCAAAGAGATGTTCTCTTGGATGAAGACTACAGGTTTCTCCCTGATGACAAGCTGACCCTCTTCTGTGAGGTGAATGTGGTGCAAGATTCTGTCACCATTTCTGGCCAGAATCCCAAGAAGATGGTGAAGGTTCCGGAGTGCCAGCTGGCCGATGAGCTAGGAGGACTTTGGGAGAATTCCTGGTTCACAGACTGTTGTTTTTGTGTGGCTGGCCAGGAAGTCCAGGCTCACAAAGCTATCTTAGCAGCTCGCTCTCCAGTGTTTAGGGCGATATTTGGACATGCAATGGAGGAGAGCAAAAAGAATCGGGTGGAAATAATTGACATGGAGCCTGGAGTGTTTAAAGAAATGATGTGCTTCATTTACACTGGGAAAGCTCCCAACCTGGACACAATGGCTGATGGTTTGCTGGCAGCTGCTGACAAGTATGCCCTGGAGCGTTTGAAGGTCATGTGTGAGGAAGCCCTCAGCAGTCACCTGTCTGAGGAGAATGCTGCAGAAATGCTCACCTTGGCTGACCTCCACAGTGCAGATCGATTGAAAACTCGGGCAGTGGATTTCATCAACTCTCATGCTGAGGACGTTATGGAGACCTCGGGTTGGCAGGCGATGGTGGTGTCCCATCCCCACTTGGTGGCTGAGATGTACCGAGCTCTGACTTCACCACAGGGCCCCCCACACAAGCGCCTGAAGCAGTGCTGA
- the LOC129151163 gene encoding upstream-binding factor 1-like protein 1, whose product MALNNVQGQWPKEDIVMLLDLLKNNLPSNDKHSFKTTQSHMDWGKVAFKGYSAEMCKLKWLEISRKIRKYRTLTELVLEAKEHVKNSNKSKKLKKHPDMPKQPLTPYLRFFKKNRLEYSQMYPKLNNQELTKVMSEKYKELPEERRRKYIEDFQKEKQEFQEKLAQFRKDHPDLVQNSKTSVIPKGSPSRAHRKFRGNGKELNSSPENDFPKTIKFRGEPKKPPMNEYQKFHQDLWSSRELQGLPLRERMVEISRRWQRVPRSQREHYKQQAEELQKQYKVDLEHWLKSLSPEEYAAYRERASGKRKIMNMRGGPDPKIIRTHVQSPSARTRQEGLAQNQGQAPGMASSETNGDQSHASWGSEGKKEHEKEAESSSSSDSSSSDEDDSSCSSSSSGDTSDSDSN is encoded by the coding sequence ATGGCATTGAATAATGTCCAAGGCCAATGGCCTAAGGAAGACATTGTGATGTTACTGGACCTCCTGAAGAATAATCTGCCATCCAATGACAAACACTCATTCAAAACAACCCAGTCACATATGGACTGGGGAAAAGTAGCTTTTAAAGGTTATTCTGCAGAAATGTGCAAACTCAAGTGGTTAGAGATTTCTAGGAAGATAAGAAAGTATCGGACTTTGACAGAATTAGTTTTGGAAGCTAAGGAACATGTTAAAAATtctaacaaaagcaaaaaactcAAGAAACATCCAGACATGCCCAAGCAGCCCCTGACTCCTTACCTCCGCTTCTTCAAGAAGAATCGGCTCGAGTATTCCCAAATGTATCCCAAACTCAACAACCAGGAACTGACCAAGGTCATGTCTGAGAAATACAAGGAGCTCCCAGAGGAGAGGAGGCGGAAATATATTGAAGATTTCCAGAAGGAGAAACAGGAGTTTCAGGAGAAACTGGCTCAGTTCAGGAAAGACCACCCTGATCTAGTGCAGAACTCCAAGACATCTGTTATCCCCAAAGGGAGCCCAAGCAGAGCCCACAGGAAGTTTCGGGGAAATGGGAAAGAACTGAATTCTTCCCCAGAAAATGATTTTCCAAAAACGATAAAATTCCGTGGAGAGCCCAAGAAGCCCCCCATGAACGAATACCAGAAGTTCCACCAGGATTTGTGGTCCAGTAGGGAGCTGCAAGGCCTGCCCCTGAGGGAGCGCATGGTGGAGATTAGCAGACGCTGGCAGCGTGTCCCAAGGAGCCAGAGGGAGCATTATAAGCAGCAGGCTGAGGAGCTGCAGAAACAGTACAAGGTGGACCTGGAGCACTGGCTCAAGAGTCTGTCTCCTGAAGAGTACGCTGCCTACAGAGAGAGAGCCTCTGGGAAGCGTAAGATCATGAACATGCGTGGAGGCCCGGACCCCAAGATCATCAGGACACATGTGCAGTCTCCATCAGCAAGGACTCGGCAAGAAGGGCTTGCACAGAACCAGGGGCAGGCTCCCGGGATGGCATCTTCAGAGACTAATGGGGACCAGTCTCATGCCTCATGGGGTTCTGAAGGAAAGAAGGAGCATGAGAAAGAAGCAGAAAGCAGCAGCTCCTCAGACTCCAGCAGTAGCGATGAAGATGACAGCAGCTGCAGCTCATCTTCCTCAGGGGACACCTCTGACTCAGACTCCAACTGA